AACAAATGGGCGATGAAAGGAGGATGAATGAGTGCGAGTATCACAATTCCAATGAAAGACACGCTCACAAGATAGGCAAAAAAGATCAACTTCGGTGCCATCAGTGTTCCTGACAAAAAAAGATCTCTGTACCTCCAGAGTCCAATCACAGAGAGAATTGAGATGGAGATGAGGTATTCCACAAATCTCGAGAGGATCACATTGACGTTGTGTTCAGACTCAAAGCCGAGCTTTGAAAGATGGTACGTTTGAAAGACCTGTCCACCGAAATAAAAGGGAGTGAGCATACTGAAAAGAAAACTCATGTAGTTGTTGAAAAAGGCATCGTAGAGTGTAAGGTGTTTCCTCCACACAAAAGAAAACAGCCATTTCATCCTCGCAGAGTCTATCAGTATAGAAAAAAGAAATATCCCACACAGAAGAAGAATGTGAAGCAGTGATTGTGGGCGGAAGTATTCAAAGAATTCTCTGGGATCGATTCCTTTGAATATGAAAAAAACCGCAACAAAACCCAACACCAGTGCAAGGATGATGTTTACCCACTCTTTTTTACTCAGATTCCTCACAACCTCCTCATGGAAATCTCTAAAGACGCGAACAGATCATCAACGGTTTCCATCCAGTCTTCAACCTGTGCTATCCCGTACTCGAAGAAGGTTTGTTTTGTCCAGTCGAGCCTGAGAAGTTTCCGTTTCAGCCTTTTGAGGAGTCGCTCAGCTCCCTCTTTTGCGGTTCCTGGAAGGACAATCATCAGTTCGTTCTTTCTCACAAAATCGATCCTGTCAGACGACCTTAAAATCTCCTGAATACTCTCATAGACGCGCTCTGCTGTTTTCTCGTCTTCAAAGAACAAGTATATAGCCGAGAGAGGGAAATCGTATCTTTTGGCTTTTTCAAACTCTTCTTCGAGGTAGCTGAGAATACCCCGTGGAAACTTCAAATACGTCTTTATCATCTCAAAGCTTTTTCTCAGAAGAAAATCTGGAAGATCAGGATCGATCACATCCAGAACGTTCTCCGGAATTTCGTCTGGAAGAGATCTTGCAATCAGAACTGTTTGTTTTTCATTGTTTTTCGTCTTGTCGGTGACGATCAGATCGGCCGCTTCGTTTATCAGAAATCCTGCTTCCTGAACGATTTTTTCAAGTCTTCTTCTGAGTGTTTCGTCTTCCAGTTCGATCCTGACCTTCATATCATTTCACCGTCTCCAGGAAGTATCTGTGAAGTCTTAGATCGTCGGTGAGTTCAGGATGGAACGTGCTTGCCAGAATCTTTCCTTCTTTCACAAGAACAGGGTCACCTTCGTGGTATGCGAGGATTTCCACGCTCTGACCAGTTTCCACGATCTTTGGTGCTCTTATGAAGATCGCCCTGAACGGGTCTTTCCCTATCGCAGGTATTTCGATGAAGGTTTCGAAACTCTCCACCTGTCTTCCGTATGCGTTTCTTTCCACGGTGACGTCCAGAACACCTAGTTTTTCCTGTTTGTAATTGTTGATGCGTCTTGCAAGAAGTATCACTCCAGCACACGTTGCAAAGACGGGAAGACCATCGTTTATCTTCTCCACCAGCTTTTCGTCCATGTTCATCTCTTTCAGAATACGAATCATGGTGGTGGACTCTCCACCTGGAAGTATCAACCCATCGACCATGTCAAGATGCTCTGGAAGCTTTACAATCAGCGTTTCGACACCGAGTTTATGCAGTGCTTCAACATGTTCTCTAACATCTCCCTGAACCCCAAGGACACCGATTTTCATCCCTTACCACCCTCTCTCCTGCATTCTCACTTCGAGTTCTTCCACGTCGAGACCTCTCATAGGCTCTCCTATGTCCTCAGAGATCTTGAGGAGTATCTTCGGGTTGTCCCAGTAGGTCACAGCAAGAACCATCGCCTTTGCCATCTTTCTGGGATCCTTCGATTTAAAAATTCCAGATCCGACAAAAACACCATCTGCTCCAAGCATCATCATGAGAGCA
This genomic window from Thermotoga sp. SG1 contains:
- a CDS encoding diguanylate cyclase, with protein sequence MKVRIELEDETLRRRLEKIVQEAGFLINEAADLIVTDKTKNNEKQTVLIARSLPDEIPENVLDVIDPDLPDFLLRKSFEMIKTYLKFPRGILSYLEEEFEKAKRYDFPLSAIYLFFEDEKTAERVYESIQEILRSSDRIDFVRKNELMIVLPGTAKEGAERLLKRLKRKLLRLDWTKQTFFEYGIAQVEDWMETVDDLFASLEISMRRL
- the pdxT gene encoding pyridoxal 5'-phosphate synthase glutaminase subunit PdxT — its product is MKIGVLGVQGDVREHVEALHKLGVETLIVKLPEHLDMVDGLILPGGESTTMIRILKEMNMDEKLVEKINDGLPVFATCAGVILLARRINNYKQEKLGVLDVTVERNAYGRQVESFETFIEIPAIGKDPFRAIFIRAPKIVETGQSVEILAYHEGDPVLVKEGKILASTFHPELTDDLRLHRYFLETVK
- a CDS encoding lysylphosphatidylglycerol synthase transmembrane domain-containing protein, coding for MRNLSKKEWVNIILALVLGFVAVFFIFKGIDPREFFEYFRPQSLLHILLLCGIFLFSILIDSARMKWLFSFVWRKHLTLYDAFFNNYMSFLFSMLTPFYFGGQVFQTYHLSKLGFESEHNVNVILSRFVEYLISISILSVIGLWRYRDLFLSGTLMAPKLIFFAYLVSVSFIGIVILALIHPPFIAHLFGLLKRSRWMDSVIKKFTKKEDWDSRFLKWTHDLKESVKILWKSGFMILDFPLTLLSLLVQSLVFYLAIRFNFGNIGFIDATGLLFFLSMVVFYVPTPGASGGVEAVYQIVFSKILGSAGKTLASVLTWRLSTYYFPIFIGLLFLVFYRYPEEVKK